In Sphingomonas sp. SUN019, one genomic interval encodes:
- a CDS encoding nitrite/sulfite reductase has protein sequence MYKYDTYDQAIVDARVDEFRDQVKRRLAGQITEDQFKPLRLMNGLYLQLHAYMLRVAVPYGTLDGRQMRMLGHIARKYDRGYGHFTTRQNIQYNWIKLEDAPDILADLAKVEMHAIQTSGNCIRNISSDQYAGAAADEVADPRPWAELIRQWSSFHPEFSYLPRKFKIAVIASPEDRAAMRLHDIGIELVTRDGVLGARVFVGGGMGRTPMVAPEINEFVTADDLLSYLEACLRVYNRYGRRDNIYKARIKILLHELGADEYRRQVAEEFIAVKALGIDPPQAEFDRITAFFVAPDFESGASGDVDRSDPDFALWVDQNVKPHKQPGYAIVNISLKPIGGIPGDASADQIDVMADLAERFSFDELRVTHAQNIVLPHVRAADLYPMWQALNEAGLAEANLDLISDIIACPGLDYCSLANARSIPVAQKIAQRFADPARQRDLGELKLKISGCINACGHHHAGHIGILGVDKKGTENYQLLLGGSGAEDVSLGKITGPGFSEDGIVDAIERVTDKYVQVREDGERFLDTYRRVGMDTFKEAIYG, from the coding sequence ATGTATAAATACGATACCTACGACCAGGCGATCGTCGATGCGCGTGTCGACGAATTTCGCGATCAGGTGAAGCGCCGCCTGGCGGGGCAGATCACCGAGGATCAGTTCAAGCCGCTCAGGCTGATGAACGGCCTGTACCTGCAACTTCACGCCTATATGCTGCGCGTCGCGGTGCCGTACGGCACGCTCGACGGGCGGCAAATGCGGATGCTGGGGCATATCGCACGCAAGTACGATCGCGGTTACGGGCATTTCACGACGCGGCAGAACATCCAGTACAATTGGATCAAGCTGGAGGACGCGCCCGACATCCTCGCCGATCTGGCAAAGGTCGAGATGCACGCGATCCAGACCAGCGGGAACTGCATCCGCAACATCAGCAGCGATCAGTACGCCGGGGCAGCCGCGGACGAGGTCGCCGATCCGCGCCCGTGGGCCGAACTGATCCGCCAATGGTCCAGCTTCCACCCCGAATTCAGTTACCTGCCGCGGAAGTTCAAGATCGCGGTGATCGCTTCCCCCGAAGATCGCGCGGCGATGCGGCTGCACGATATCGGCATCGAGCTGGTGACACGTGACGGTGTGCTCGGCGCGCGCGTGTTCGTCGGCGGGGGCATGGGCCGCACGCCGATGGTCGCGCCCGAAATCAACGAGTTCGTCACCGCCGACGATCTGCTGAGCTATCTCGAGGCGTGCCTGCGCGTGTACAATCGCTACGGCCGACGCGACAACATCTACAAAGCGCGGATCAAGATCCTGCTCCACGAACTGGGCGCGGACGAATATCGCCGTCAGGTCGCGGAGGAGTTCATCGCGGTGAAGGCGCTCGGTATCGATCCGCCGCAGGCTGAATTCGATCGGATCACGGCGTTCTTCGTCGCACCGGATTTTGAGTCCGGTGCATCCGGCGACGTCGACCGCAGCGATCCCGATTTCGCATTGTGGGTCGACCAGAATGTGAAGCCGCACAAGCAACCCGGCTACGCCATCGTCAACATCAGCCTGAAGCCGATCGGCGGCATCCCCGGCGATGCGTCGGCCGACCAGATCGACGTGATGGCCGATCTCGCCGAGCGTTTCAGCTTCGACGAACTGCGCGTCACCCACGCGCAGAACATCGTCCTGCCGCACGTCCGCGCGGCCGATCTGTATCCGATGTGGCAGGCGCTGAACGAGGCGGGGCTCGCCGAGGCGAACCTGGACCTTATCAGCGACATCATCGCCTGCCCCGGCCTTGACTACTGCAGCCTGGCCAATGCCCGCTCGATTCCGGTCGCGCAGAAGATCGCGCAGCGTTTCGCCGATCCGGCGCGGCAACGTGATCTGGGCGAGCTGAAGCTGAAGATCAGCGGCTGCATCAACGCCTGCGGCCACCATCACGCGGGGCACATCGGCATTCTCGGCGTCGACAAGAAGGGCACCGAAAATTACCAGTTGCTGCTCGGCGGGTCGGGTGCGGAGGACGTGAGCCTCGGCAAGATCACCGGCCCCGGCTTTTCCGAAGACGGCATCGTCGACGCGATCGAACGCGTGACCGACAAATATGTGCAGGTCCGCGAGGACGGCGAACGCTTCCTCGACACCTACCGCCGGGTCGGCATGGATACGTTCAAGGAGGCGATCTATGGGTGA
- the cobA gene encoding uroporphyrinogen-III C-methyltransferase codes for MATLLDPDARGRVILVGAGPGDPGLLTVRAVEALRAADVVVHDGLIDPRVLDIAPPAAQRISVAKKRARHTLPQDAINALIVAHVRTGAIVVRLKGGDPFIFGRGGEEVEAVRAAGLPVEVIPGVSAALGCAAEAMLPLTHRDHSSAVSFVAGQCKGLSEQDWSGLAGQGRTLVIYMGVATANDIADKLMADGVAPDMPVAVLEKGTLAGHRALKTLLADLGPMVTREGVQSPAIIVVGEVVELSDAEDKLATWAKAAESLSA; via the coding sequence ATGGCGACACTTCTCGATCCCGATGCGCGTGGGCGCGTCATTCTCGTCGGCGCAGGTCCGGGTGATCCGGGGCTGCTGACCGTCCGCGCGGTGGAGGCGCTCCGTGCCGCCGATGTGGTCGTGCATGATGGGTTGATCGACCCGCGCGTGCTGGACATCGCGCCGCCCGCGGCACAGCGTATCTCGGTGGCCAAGAAGCGTGCGCGGCACACGTTGCCGCAGGACGCGATCAACGCGCTGATCGTGGCGCACGTCCGCACCGGGGCGATCGTTGTCCGACTGAAGGGCGGCGATCCGTTCATCTTCGGCCGCGGCGGCGAAGAGGTGGAGGCGGTGCGTGCGGCGGGCCTCCCGGTCGAGGTGATCCCCGGGGTCTCGGCAGCGCTCGGTTGCGCGGCGGAGGCGATGTTGCCGCTGACGCACCGCGATCATTCCAGCGCGGTCAGCTTCGTTGCGGGACAGTGCAAGGGTTTGTCGGAACAAGATTGGTCGGGCCTCGCCGGGCAAGGCCGGACGCTGGTGATCTACATGGGCGTGGCGACCGCCAACGACATCGCCGATAAGCTGATGGCCGACGGCGTCGCGCCCGACATGCCGGTGGCGGTGCTGGAAAAGGGCACGCTGGCCGGGCATCGCGCGCTGAAGACCTTGCTCGCCGATCTCGGTCCGATGGTGACGCGCGAGGGCGTTCAGAGCCCGGCGATCATCGTCGTCGGCGAGGTCGTCGAACTGTCCGATGCGGAAGATAAACTGGCCACCTGGGCGAAGGCTGCGGAGAGTTTGAGCGCATGA
- a CDS encoding MFS transporter — MTGKPLLSLARIVQMNLGFLGLQFSFGLQQSNMGPIYSYLGADEATMPLLWLAGPMTGLIVQPIVGALSDRTVTRIGRRTPYFLIGAVLCSLALFAMPYSAELWIAASLLWVLDAANNITMEPYRAYVSDRLDPSQRTTGFFTQSAFTGLAQTLSYLAPSIFVWFGMNPDLVDANGIPHITRIAFAIGAVLSISTIAWSVWRVPELPMTEAERAHAAASPPGTAQVMRDLRDAVREMPTPMRQLALAMLFQWYGMFCYWQFVVFSLARSMFGSGEADAVRDAALINGRLGGFYNAVAFVAALALMPITRRLGAKPVHAACMTLSGLGMLALPSMTQEAWSYLPMIGIGLGWASLMGSPYIMLANCIPPERTGIYMGIFNMFIVVPMLIETLTVPLFYRSLLGGDARNVLLLAGGMMLAAAVATLFVRSSPAPARAVRA; from the coding sequence ATGACCGGTAAACCGCTGCTGTCGCTCGCGCGGATCGTGCAGATGAACCTGGGCTTCCTGGGCCTGCAATTCAGCTTCGGGCTGCAGCAGTCGAACATGGGGCCGATCTACAGCTATCTTGGCGCGGACGAGGCGACGATGCCATTGCTGTGGCTGGCGGGGCCGATGACCGGGTTGATCGTGCAGCCGATCGTCGGCGCGCTGTCGGACCGCACCGTGACGCGGATCGGGCGGCGCACGCCGTATTTCCTGATCGGCGCGGTGCTGTGCAGCCTTGCGCTGTTCGCGATGCCGTACAGCGCGGAACTGTGGATTGCGGCGTCGCTGCTCTGGGTGCTGGACGCCGCCAACAACATCACGATGGAGCCGTATCGCGCCTATGTCAGCGACCGGCTCGATCCGTCGCAGCGAACGACGGGGTTCTTCACGCAATCGGCCTTCACTGGCCTCGCGCAGACGCTGTCGTATCTTGCGCCGTCGATCTTCGTCTGGTTCGGCATGAACCCCGACCTGGTCGATGCGAACGGCATCCCGCACATCACGCGCATCGCCTTTGCGATCGGCGCGGTGCTGTCGATCTCCACCATCGCCTGGTCGGTGTGGCGGGTGCCGGAGTTGCCAATGACCGAGGCAGAGCGCGCGCATGCCGCGGCCAGCCCGCCGGGAACCGCGCAGGTGATGCGCGACCTGCGCGATGCGGTGCGCGAAATGCCGACGCCGATGCGCCAGCTTGCGCTCGCCATGCTGTTCCAATGGTACGGCATGTTCTGTTACTGGCAGTTCGTCGTCTTTTCGCTGGCGCGGTCGATGTTCGGCAGCGGGGAGGCCGACGCGGTGCGCGATGCGGCGCTGATCAACGGGCGGCTCGGCGGTTTCTACAATGCGGTCGCGTTCGTCGCGGCGCTGGCCTTGATGCCGATCACGCGGCGGCTGGGCGCGAAGCCCGTGCATGCCGCGTGCATGACGCTCAGCGGCCTGGGGATGCTGGCGCTGCCCAGTATGACGCAGGAGGCGTGGAGTTACCTGCCGATGATCGGCATCGGGCTGGGCTGGGCGAGCCTGATGGGGTCGCCGTACATCATGCTGGCCAACTGCATCCCGCCCGAGCGCACCGGCATCTACATGGGCATCTTCAACATGTTCATCGTCGTGCCGATGCTGATCGAAACGCTGACGGTGCCGTTGTTCTATCGCAGCCTGCTGGGCGGGGATGCGCGCAACGTGTTGCTGCTGGCGGGCGGGATGATGCTGGCGGCGGCGGTCGCGACCCTGTTTGTGCGGTCTTCGCCCGCCCCGGCGCGCGCCGTCAGGGCGTAG
- a CDS encoding DUF934 domain-containing protein yields the protein MGDLAGKTDALLRFRDDEAHDEPAETLDSFLAAQSNAGAVRLEAGDDARALLPHIEQIALVEVSFPSFRDGRGYSAARILREGGYTGELRAAGDVLVDQVAFMRRCGFDSFAPEAPIDAATLQRSLDRYEFDYQSAADASVPVWKLRHG from the coding sequence ATGGGTGATCTGGCTGGAAAGACCGATGCGCTCCTCCGCTTTCGCGACGACGAGGCGCATGACGAGCCTGCCGAGACGCTCGACAGCTTCCTCGCTGCGCAGAGCAATGCGGGCGCGGTGCGGCTGGAGGCGGGCGACGATGCGCGCGCGTTGCTGCCGCACATCGAACAGATCGCGCTGGTAGAGGTGAGTTTCCCGTCGTTCCGCGACGGTCGCGGTTATTCGGCGGCGCGTATCCTGCGCGAGGGCGGATATACCGGCGAACTCCGTGCGGCGGGCGACGTGCTGGTCGACCAGGTGGCGTTCATGCGCCGCTGCGGTTTCGACAGTTTCGCGCCCGAGGCACCGATCGACGCCGCGACGCTCCAGCGCAGCCTCGACCGCTACGAATTCGACTATCAGTCGGCCGCCGATGCCTCAGTTCCCGTCTGGAAGCTGCGGCATGGCTGA
- a CDS encoding DUF2849 domain-containing protein: MKLLTGNDLPTGDVTWWTGSGWSRHVEDAADVGDQGDAIAHAEEGARRVNAPYVIDAAATPEGPRPAHIKDRIRALGPTVRPDLTLKPADPEAGSWVI; encoded by the coding sequence ATGAAACTGCTGACCGGAAACGACCTGCCGACCGGCGATGTGACGTGGTGGACCGGCAGTGGCTGGTCGCGCCATGTCGAGGATGCCGCGGACGTCGGGGACCAGGGCGACGCCATCGCCCACGCCGAGGAAGGCGCGCGCCGCGTCAACGCACCCTATGTGATCGACGCCGCCGCCACCCCCGAAGGCCCCCGCCCCGCCCACATCAAGGATCGCATCCGCGCGCTCGGGCCAACGGTGCGGCCCGACCTGACGCTGAAGCCTGCGGACCCGGAGGCAGGAAGTTGGGTGATATGA
- a CDS encoding cupin domain-containing protein: MQIDGESLVVQTGQVEPVPFPIPGATEGGVTATLVNVDADRGLVTTIIHIEPGARIPAHYHNDGPEAHYVLSGDFINAGETLMPGAFVTHPTGVVHGPHESRTGCSILTLQSAYVDPANPDFHIVE; the protein is encoded by the coding sequence ATGCAGATCGACGGTGAGTCACTTGTCGTTCAGACCGGCCAGGTCGAACCCGTGCCGTTTCCCATCCCCGGGGCGACCGAAGGCGGAGTGACCGCCACATTGGTCAACGTCGACGCCGATCGCGGCCTGGTCACGACGATCATTCATATCGAACCCGGCGCGCGTATTCCCGCTCATTACCACAATGACGGTCCGGAGGCGCATTACGTGCTGAGCGGCGACTTCATCAACGCGGGCGAAACGCTCATGCCCGGCGCGTTCGTAACACATCCGACCGGGGTGGTTCATGGCCCGCATGAATCGCGAACGGGGTGCAGCATCCTCACGTTGCAGAGCGCCTATGTCGATCCGGCGAACCCGGATTTCCATATTGTCGAATGA
- a CDS encoding phosphoadenylyl-sulfate reductase, translating to MADAARVLDMIDVTPAFTADDAAIYEARFAGVSAQDMLAELLTGELKDRIAAVSSFGAESAVLLHMISRIDRDVPVIFTNTQKMFGETLEYRDELSEKLGFSDLRVFRPDPRLLAEKDPTGLRWSYDPDGCCDLRKVEPLRRALAPFDAWISGRKGFQSGTRRALPRFEEDEGRLKLNPLADWDKARLDAYFDAHELPRHPLEADGYLSIGCKPCTSKVMPGEDPRAGRWRGWEKVECGIHVPEKPGEEPVF from the coding sequence ATGGCTGACGCCGCGCGCGTCCTCGACATGATCGACGTGACGCCGGCGTTCACCGCCGACGATGCGGCGATATATGAGGCGCGCTTCGCGGGCGTGTCGGCGCAGGATATGCTCGCCGAATTGCTGACCGGCGAACTGAAGGACCGCATCGCCGCGGTGTCGTCGTTCGGGGCGGAATCGGCGGTGCTGCTGCATATGATCTCCCGGATCGATCGCGACGTCCCGGTGATCTTTACGAACACGCAGAAGATGTTCGGCGAAACGCTTGAATATAGAGATGAACTTTCCGAGAAACTCGGGTTCAGCGATCTGCGCGTGTTCCGTCCCGATCCGCGCCTGCTGGCGGAGAAAGACCCGACCGGCCTGCGCTGGTCCTACGACCCGGATGGCTGCTGCGACCTGCGCAAGGTCGAGCCGCTGCGCCGCGCGCTCGCGCCCTTCGATGCGTGGATTTCGGGGCGCAAGGGGTTCCAATCGGGCACCCGCCGCGCGTTGCCGCGGTTCGAGGAGGATGAGGGCCGCCTGAAACTCAACCCGCTCGCCGACTGGGACAAGGCGCGGCTCGACGCCTATTTCGACGCGCACGAACTTCCACGCCATCCGCTTGAGGCGGACGGATATCTCTCGATCGGCTGCAAGCCGTGCACGTCGAAGGTGATGCCGGGCGAAGACCCCCGCGCGGGACGCTGGCGCGGGTGGGAAAAGGTGGAATGCGGCATCCACGTGCCTGAGAAACCGGGCGAGGAACCGGTGTTCTGA
- a CDS encoding replicative DNA helicase has translation MATLAFPIPAAPDAPQLPRNVEAEAAMLGAMMIDNRLADDIVDRLEPQHFYEPLHGRIFAAIKTLRGNDMLATPVTLRPMFDADEGMKELGGPSYLASLTGSGAGLIGARQFATQIYDLAMLRALVTVGRTLVDRAMDTSEEVNPRGQIELAEEELFKVAADGGAESSVKTFAQATTMAVKMAERALNSGGNLSGVTTGIESINAKIGGMHHSDLMILAGRPGMGKTSLATNIAFNAARRWMRDMADGIAPADSVGAKVAFFSLEMSADQLATRILAEQSGISSESLRMGKISRSEFGQLAAAAAELENLPLFIDDTGGLSIGALHTRVRRLQRRHNNEIGLVVVDYLQLLSGSGKTGDGNRVQEISEISRGLKTLAKDLNVPVLALSQLSRAVEQREDKTPMLSDLRESGSIEQDADMVWFVYREDYYVASKEPKRPIEGDSAKIFEDHATWAADMERVYGLAELIVAKQRHGSTGKVRMKFDPTITKFSDLAY, from the coding sequence ATGGCCACTCTTGCATTCCCGATCCCCGCCGCGCCCGACGCTCCGCAGCTGCCACGCAACGTCGAGGCGGAGGCCGCGATGCTGGGCGCGATGATGATCGACAACCGGCTGGCCGACGACATCGTTGACCGGCTGGAGCCGCAGCACTTCTACGAACCGCTCCACGGCCGCATCTTCGCCGCGATCAAGACGCTGCGCGGCAACGACATGCTCGCTACGCCGGTGACGCTGCGGCCCATGTTCGACGCGGACGAGGGGATGAAGGAGCTGGGCGGGCCGTCCTATCTCGCCAGCCTGACGGGGTCGGGCGCGGGGCTGATCGGCGCGCGGCAGTTTGCGACGCAGATCTACGACCTGGCGATGCTGCGCGCGCTGGTGACGGTGGGGCGCACGCTCGTCGATCGCGCGATGGACACCTCCGAAGAGGTCAATCCGCGCGGGCAGATCGAGCTGGCCGAAGAGGAATTGTTCAAGGTCGCGGCCGACGGCGGCGCGGAATCGAGTGTGAAGACCTTCGCGCAAGCCACGACGATGGCTGTGAAAATGGCCGAGCGTGCGCTGAATTCGGGCGGCAACCTGTCGGGCGTGACGACGGGGATCGAAAGCATCAACGCCAAGATCGGCGGCATGCATCATTCCGATCTGATGATCCTGGCCGGACGTCCCGGCATGGGGAAGACCTCGCTGGCCACCAACATCGCCTTCAACGCCGCGCGGCGCTGGATGCGCGACATGGCCGACGGCATCGCGCCCGCCGATTCGGTCGGGGCGAAGGTCGCGTTCTTCAGCCTGGAAATGTCGGCGGATCAGCTGGCGACCCGTATCCTGGCCGAACAATCGGGGATCAGTTCGGAAAGCCTGCGCATGGGCAAGATCAGCCGGTCCGAGTTCGGGCAATTGGCGGCGGCGGCGGCCGAGCTGGAGAACCTGCCGCTGTTCATCGACGATACCGGCGGGCTGTCGATCGGCGCGCTGCACACGCGCGTGCGGCGGCTGCAGCGGCGGCACAATAACGAGATAGGGCTGGTGGTGGTCGACTACCTCCAGTTGCTCAGCGGATCGGGCAAGACCGGAGACGGTAACCGCGTGCAGGAAATATCCGAGATCAGCCGCGGTCTGAAGACGCTGGCGAAGGATCTGAACGTCCCCGTGCTGGCGCTGTCGCAGCTCAGCCGTGCGGTCGAACAGCGCGAGGACAAGACGCCGATGCTGTCCGACCTGCGCGAATCAGGATCGATCGAGCAGGACGCCGACATGGTGTGGTTCGTCTATCGCGAGGATTATTACGTCGCGTCGAAGGAGCCGAAGCGCCCGATCGAGGGCGACAGCGCCAAGATATTCGAGGATCACGCTACTTGGGCCGCGGATATGGAGCGCGTCTATGGCCTGGCCGAACTGATCGTCGCGAAACAGCGCCACGGTTCGACCGGCAAGGTGCGGATGAAATTCGACCCGACGATCACCAAATTCTCGGACTTGGCCTATTGA
- the cdd gene encoding cytidine deaminase: MNDQAARLIAAARAAARHAHAPYSNFAVGAAVLLTDGSVVTGANVENASYGLSLCAETVAIATASAAGRLGDVVAIGVIGGMMRDGIAHGEDVVRPCGRCRQVLNEAAQIGGRDLRVYCAGAEGDGLHEYLLSDLLPDAFGPADLGIGRAR; encoded by the coding sequence ATGAATGACCAAGCGGCACGGCTGATCGCGGCGGCGCGCGCGGCGGCGCGCCATGCGCACGCGCCTTATTCAAATTTCGCGGTCGGGGCGGCGGTGCTGCTGACCGACGGCAGCGTCGTGACCGGCGCGAATGTCGAGAACGCCAGTTACGGCCTGTCGCTATGCGCCGAGACGGTCGCGATCGCCACCGCGAGCGCCGCGGGGCGGCTGGGCGACGTGGTGGCGATCGGCGTGATCGGCGGGATGATGCGGGACGGCATCGCGCATGGCGAGGATGTGGTGCGCCCGTGCGGGCGGTGCCGCCAGGTGCTGAACGAAGCGGCGCAGATCGGTGGACGCGACCTGCGCGTCTATTGCGCCGGGGCGGAGGGTGACGGGTTGCACGAGTATCTGCTGTCCGACCTGTTGCCCGATGCGTTCGGCCCGGCCGATCTGGGAATCGGCCGGGCGCGCTGA
- a CDS encoding UPF0262 family protein, whose product MADPRIIHVELDERTILWRSADIEQERRIAIFDLIEGNHFAPQREHPDGYAGPYRIALSVEEGRLAIQIRREDDTPLETLILGLGRFRRPIKDYFAICDSYFQAIRQSTPQQIETVDMARRSIHNEAAELLKERLEGKIEIDFDTARRLFTLICVLHIRG is encoded by the coding sequence ATGGCCGACCCGCGGATCATCCATGTCGAGCTCGACGAACGCACGATCCTGTGGCGGTCGGCGGACATCGAGCAGGAACGGCGGATCGCGATCTTCGACCTGATCGAGGGAAATCATTTCGCGCCGCAGCGGGAGCATCCTGACGGTTACGCCGGGCCGTACCGGATCGCATTGTCGGTCGAGGAAGGGCGGCTGGCGATCCAGATCCGGCGCGAGGACGATACGCCGCTGGAAACGCTGATCCTGGGGCTGGGGCGCTTCCGTCGCCCGATCAAGGACTATTTCGCGATCTGTGACAGCTACTTCCAGGCGATACGTCAGTCGACGCCGCAACAGATCGAGACGGTCGACATGGCGCGTCGCAGCATCCACAACGAGGCAGCCGAGTTGCTGAAGGAGCGGCTGGAAGGCAAGATCGAGATCGATTTCGACACCGCGCGGCGGCTGTTCACGCTGATCTGCGTCCTCCACATCCGGGGCTGA
- a CDS encoding SDR family oxidoreductase encodes MGDRFAGKTVFVAGASSGINLAIAHGFGSEGAKVVVLSRSAEKIEAAAQGLRDAGVDAFGIACDVRDYPGLEAAYAQTAERYGKIDVLISGAAGNFLAPAIKMSANAFKTVIDIDLLGTFNVFRASFDHLNKPGASLIAITAGQAVHPMSFQVHACAAKAGVNMVTKCLALEWGPAGVRVNAISPGPIADTEGMARLADPVREKQIKGRLALRDYGQKTDIADAAMYLSSDAAKYVTGTILNVDGGSDLGDASANALAQ; translated from the coding sequence ATGGGCGATCGGTTCGCGGGCAAGACGGTGTTCGTCGCGGGGGCGTCGAGCGGGATCAATCTGGCGATCGCGCACGGCTTCGGCAGCGAAGGCGCGAAGGTCGTCGTGCTCAGCCGCAGCGCGGAGAAGATCGAGGCGGCGGCGCAGGGCCTGCGTGACGCCGGGGTCGACGCGTTCGGCATCGCGTGCGACGTGCGCGACTATCCGGGGCTGGAGGCGGCCTATGCGCAGACCGCCGAACGCTACGGCAAGATCGACGTGCTGATCTCGGGTGCGGCGGGCAATTTCCTGGCGCCCGCGATCAAGATGAGCGCGAATGCGTTCAAGACGGTGATCGACATCGACCTGCTCGGCACGTTCAACGTCTTCCGCGCCAGCTTCGATCATCTGAACAAGCCCGGCGCGTCGCTGATCGCGATCACCGCGGGGCAGGCGGTGCATCCGATGTCGTTCCAGGTCCACGCCTGCGCGGCGAAGGCGGGGGTCAACATGGTCACCAAATGCCTGGCGCTGGAATGGGGACCGGCCGGGGTACGCGTGAACGCGATTTCGCCCGGCCCGATCGCCGATACCGAAGGAATGGCGCGGCTCGCCGATCCGGTGCGTGAGAAGCAGATTAAGGGCCGCCTGGCGCTGCGCGACTATGGCCAGAAGACCGACATCGCCGACGCCGCCATGTATCTGTCCAGCGACGCGGCGAAATACGTCACCGGTACGATCCTGAACGTCGACGGCGGCAGCGATCTGGGCGACGCAAGCGCGAACGCGCTGGCGCAATAA
- a CDS encoding cupin domain-containing protein gives MPRIDLDAIAPISGTGYPAPFDDTAGDRRIRQLSKPGGITDFEINHVALPEGAWSSQRHWHEGEDEFVVLLSGRATLIDDAGETLLAAGDCVAFPKNDRNGHHLIGGEGGCTFVVWGVPEKTPCHYPDIDLLLNASDGIYRHKNGTPY, from the coding sequence ATGCCGCGGATCGACCTGGACGCGATCGCGCCGATTTCGGGGACTGGCTACCCGGCACCCTTCGACGACACCGCGGGCGATCGCCGCATCCGGCAATTGTCGAAGCCGGGCGGGATCACCGATTTCGAGATCAATCATGTCGCGCTGCCCGAAGGCGCATGGTCGAGCCAGCGGCACTGGCATGAGGGCGAGGACGAGTTTGTCGTCCTGCTGTCGGGCCGCGCGACCTTGATCGACGACGCGGGAGAAACCCTGCTCGCCGCCGGGGATTGCGTCGCCTTTCCGAAGAACGATCGCAACGGGCATCACCTGATCGGCGGGGAAGGCGGATGCACTTTCGTCGTGTGGGGCGTGCCGGAGAAGACGCCGTGCCATTATCCCGACATCGATCTGCTGCTGAACGCGTCGGACGGTATCTACCGCCACAAAAACGGGACGCCCTACTGA
- a CDS encoding LacI family DNA-binding transcriptional regulator produces the protein MSSTEQPVDVTGTRVRTIVDLAKVAGVSPGTVSRALAGSPLVNPATRDRIQTLAAAHDFRLNQMASRLRTKRTGVIGVVVPLGHERRQHLSDPFFMTMLGHLADALTEIGYDLMLSRVIPDAPDWLERIVDSGMLDGVLLLGQSDQRAAIERVAERYRPLVVWGGLDGGQAHCSVGTDNHRGGWLAGEHLLAQGARRIAFLGDVHAPELDLRFAGLSAALAAAGAAPPVMLETHLATDVMYEEIAVHLDRHGGAIDGIFAGSDAIAMMTLRALADHGIKVPHTVRVVGYDDLPLAVQTVPRITTVRQEFAAGAKAMVERLLARMGGVAMPSLVLAPTLVVRGSSDATVEAGGAPTP, from the coding sequence ATGTCCAGCACCGAGCAGCCTGTCGACGTGACCGGGACGCGTGTCCGCACGATCGTCGACCTCGCGAAGGTCGCGGGCGTGTCGCCGGGCACCGTCTCGCGCGCGCTGGCCGGATCGCCGTTGGTCAATCCGGCGACCCGCGATCGTATCCAGACGCTTGCCGCCGCGCATGATTTCCGGCTGAACCAGATGGCCAGCCGGCTGCGTACGAAGCGCACCGGGGTGATCGGCGTGGTCGTGCCGCTGGGGCATGAACGGCGGCAGCATCTGTCGGACCCGTTCTTCATGACGATGCTGGGTCACCTGGCCGACGCGCTGACCGAGATCGGGTATGATCTGATGCTGTCGCGCGTCATTCCCGACGCGCCCGACTGGCTGGAACGGATCGTCGATTCAGGGATGCTCGACGGCGTACTGCTGCTGGGCCAGTCGGACCAGCGCGCCGCGATCGAGCGGGTCGCCGAACGTTATCGTCCGCTGGTCGTGTGGGGCGGGCTGGACGGCGGGCAGGCGCATTGTTCGGTCGGGACCGACAATCACCGCGGCGGCTGGTTGGCGGGGGAGCATCTGCTGGCGCAGGGCGCGCGCCGGATCGCGTTTCTGGGCGACGTTCACGCGCCCGAACTCGACCTGCGGTTTGCGGGACTCTCGGCGGCGCTGGCCGCCGCGGGCGCCGCCCCGCCGGTAATGCTGGAAACGCATCTGGCGACCGACGTGATGTACGAAGAAATCGCCGTGCATCTCGATCGCCATGGCGGCGCGATCGACGGAATATTCGCAGGCTCGGACGCGATCGCGATGATGACGCTGCGCGCGCTCGCCGATCACGGGATAAAGGTGCCGCACACGGTGCGCGTGGTCGGTTACGACGATCTTCCGCTGGCGGTGCAGACCGTGCCGCGGATCACCACCGTACGGCAGGAATTCGCGGCCGGGGCGAAGGCGATGGTCGAACGGTTGCTGGCGCGGATGGGCGGCGTCGCGATGCCGTCGCTCGTGCTCGCCCCGACGCTCGTCGTCCGCGGATCGAGCGACGCGACGGTCGAGGCCGGCGGCGCGCCTACGCCCTGA